In Anomaloglossus baeobatrachus isolate aAnoBae1 chromosome 2, aAnoBae1.hap1, whole genome shotgun sequence, the DNA window aaaaatggagtccatcttctaatccagtggtgtcttactgggaaGGGGAAGTTGGCAGCGATGGTGgggtgggggtcacaggaggcaggggtggccgtggagcagggcaatgctgcctcctgtcaccattctccaccaccccttGGTAATCTACTGTACATTTGTATTctaatttgggaggaaaagtgcatcttataatctggaaaatacggtatatacatatatgtgtatatatatatatatatatatatttgtgtgtatactgtatatatatatatatatatatatatatatattcaataaggATTTTGCCATTTTTTACTTTTGTAATATGGACGTCTGCTggagttttctttttcttttttacttgCTCTTCTTGTTCATGTCAGTTAAAGGTTTAGCTATGACCAAAAATATTCTTAATGAACTTCCAGTAATAATTTACAAAACTTAAAAATATCTACAAAACTTTAAGGTTAGTCGTTTGATTCTATGAAGTACAATCTGCACTTTAGCGGGATCCACTTGGAACCCTGAAGCAGAAATCATATGATGACCTAAAAATTGGACCTGCTGCACTTCAAAAACACATTTCTCCAGCTTAGCAAATAAATGATTATCATGAAGGATGTGAAGAACCTGTCGTACATGTCCCTGGTGGTCTTCATGAGAAGATGAATAAATCAAAAAGTCATCAAAATAAATTACCACAAATCTAGCCACAAGAGAGAGAAAGATGCaatttataaaattctgtaaaaccGCCGAAACggcatcaccagattttcaaaaTGACCGTTCCCCGTGTAactgaaaaaaaaggggaaagtgcaaagggtattacaattttttcaagccactgtatatatatatatatatatatatatatatatagatagatactgcaCTGACATTACAATTTTCAAGTTTTCAAACTTTATAGGAACTTTATATCTTATTTTTTATTTGCCACTTATTTATTTTAGGACACATCTCTTAAGTAAACTGTTGTTTATATCTTTTGTcttatgtagttttttttattctcatttttttcTCTCTGCAAAATCTGTTCGTGATCATTAATCACAAAAAAATGTTGCACAACTGTGGGCTTTACATAGCTCGCACTTTGTCATAACATGCTGGCAATGAAAGCATATAAGCTTTTCGCTGTGATTGTAGGAAGTCGTAAACAGTGAGTCACTTTCGGAAGTCTGGATGAGGCATCCAGGTACGGTATATAAAGGGCCTGTTCTGCTCTCAGAAAGTTACAGTAGAAGGAAGTCTTCAGCCATAAAGATCTAAGGAAATCAAACCATGAAGAACTTGCTTCTTGTCCTGCTACTTTCCGTGGCTTACTGCTCAGCTTTCCCTTCGGAATCTTCCAAAGGCAACGAGGAGAATGATGCCAAGTTTGCTGAAGTAAGTATAGTACATGCTCgtatttataatattattattgtcTTTTATATAATATTAGAGAACGTTTATGTTATTCATACTCCAATGGTTCCTCATGTAGCCTTCTACCCGTTTTGATGCATTATAATGAGCCAGAGTGAAGAGTCACTCTATGAGAGCAGCTCCTATTCTGGTGGGCTCAAGACATCTTGTAGAAAATGGGCACCCATTCACCTGAATGGCCCCATGTAATATTACATTTCGTCAGCAGTGGTGGCAAGTGTCTCTGGAAAATCAGCTAAGTGTTGGTGGTGTCCAGGGTGGAACCCATGGGGATTTGTTGATCTTTATGGTGCCTACATTTTTAAAAGAATTTTCTATATTGATGCCATTGAGCTATTACCAAGTAAGGTGGTCTACATGTATAGCAGAGTTAAGACCTTTTATCCATACAAATCAAAATGTTGCTTAACTAGGAACTTGCAAGACTCCAAGAGATTGGCCACCATATTTAGGAAATTTTTGGAGGGATATCCAATATATTTGAAGGTTGGCTAAAAAGAGTTTCTGTCACTCAAAAGGATCCTTCATGTCTATTAATTAGGACCAATGAGTAAAAAATAAAGTGTAATACTTCATTTTTGCTGGAGGTCTTATCAGTGAGACACCCTTGAAGGGTCACACTGTTAGGATAACTATCTAACAAACAGAGATCAATTAAGGATCAGTCGAAGAGATTTTCTACATAGCGCCACTTCAGGTCAAAGGAAGAGTGGCAAGGCACCCATTTACCTTAATGGTTTTCACTGACTTTAGTGAATAACCTCCATATTGCTGTCCATGGGGTACCCAAATAGGACAGGTTTCTATCTTCCTGTAAGGACTGTAGGTAGGTACTGTACATATTGTTGTAGCTCTTTGGTATCTCAGAAATtttaattttcttttcttttttccaaATTCTTCTTTTTAAGGAATATTTGAAGACATATTATAACCTTAAGACAGATATCCGACAGTCAAGGAAGAGAGGTGACAGTCCATTGGTACAAAAGATCAAGGAAATGCAGCAATTTCTTGGTCTTACGGTGACAGGAAGACTGGATTCCGACACCATGGAAGTGATGCACCAGCCCAGATGTGGTTTTATTGATGTTGGAGAATTCAGCACATTCCCTGGTAACAAAGGATGGAACAAGAGAGATCTGACTTACAGGTAAAATTGAAAGACTTAATTTTAGTCAAACCAAATTGTTTAAAGCTTGCCATCAATAATCTAACAGTCTCCTTCCTCTTCTAGAATATTGAATTACACTCCTGATATGCCAAATGCTGAAGTAGACGTGGCCATCCAGAGAGCATTTAAGGTTTGGAGTGATGTGACGCCCTTGACGTTTACACGAGTCTATGAGGGGACTTCTGACATTGAGATCTCTTTTGCTGCCCAAGGTAAGACACTAAACATGCTCCGTTTCAAGGGGGGAACACTTAAAATATTTGAATCCTACAGAAATATGTGATTATTGTCTTCCACAGTCCATAATGACTTTTACCCATTTGATGGCCCACATGGGACACTCGCTCATGCTTTTGCCCCTTCCAGTGGAATTGGTGGAGATGCCCACTTTGATGAAGATGAAACCTGGACAAGTGGCTCTAATGGTAGGTCACCTTATACTATTTATCCAATAAATCTACGCAAAACAGAAGAAATATAAACTCTCCATAATTTATAGCCAATACTAATCACATTTTTGGATAAAGAACTGTAAATCATTATTTTCTTCACTTAATTAACTTCACAGAGACATATTGTTGACAATCTTCAaggaatctgtttttttttcttctttaggtTATAACTTATTCATTGTGGCTGCTCATGAGTTTGGCCATTCCCTTGGACTCCTACACTCCAGTGACCCAAGTGCTCTGATGTATCCCACCTACCATTATACAGATCCTAGCGAATTCAACCTTCCTGAAGATGATGTCAATGGGATTCAGTCACTTTATGGTAAGTAAAATAGAAATAATGACTATCCTTGTCAAGCAGGGCCAGGCATAAATGGGGGCTAGCATATCGATGACCAATGCATGGTATAGGTCATGAGTAGGAGATCTGTGGAGGTCAGCAACCCAACACCAACACCCATCAACTGATATCTGCTCTGGCAGTGGTTGGATGTGAGTGATATTCAGAACAGAGAACCGCATTACCACTTCTTTTTAATGGAAGTCACTTCCACTGATGGGCCTCAGGAAAACAAGTCAAAACTATTACTAAATCTAGGGTCACACGACCCAATAGAATCGGCTTGATTATGCTATTGATACTCGAAACAAAGTTTGAGGCGAGTGTCAGCTTACTGTGATCCAATTCTCATATTTGATTAACACTGTCGGGAGAagaagaacaaaatttctccatcttctctattgtcTGAGTCCGTGGAAATTGGACTCCACTCTAATGTAATCCGAGTGTAGTCTGTTGTTTTCCATGCatctatagacttgaatggatgagtGTCTTCCAATTTCAAAGTGAAATCGCACCATGGTAGGATATTCTGTCACTGAAAACAATTGGACATCAACAGTGCCCCATTGAATAACACTATTGGTGCTTTCCAATAAAAAATTGGATAGGACTTGTCCAATGTATACAGTACTGTGAGCTATCCCTAAAGAAGACCTTCAGAAATTAACCAATTTGCTAAACTGCATGATGGTTCAGAGTGTTATAACATTGTTATATCAATACAGGAGCAAGAATAACCCCGGTGGAGCCAACTGTGCCTGAAAAACCAAGGGAACCAAGCACCCCATCCACCTGCCTACCAAGCACCTCTTTCGATGCTGTGACAACTCTGCGTGGAGAaatcttattttttaaagaaaggtAAGTGATATATTCATTAAATCAGTTTAATGTAATCACCTAAATTCTGAAAAGTTAATAAAGAGAACCGTCAAGAGTATACGGAATGCTTCAATGTATGTGTATATTTCATAGATCTTTCTGGCGCCAAATTTCCCCAAATTCTGAAGTTGAACGTCATTTAATCAGCACTTTCTGGCCATCACTACCAAATCACATTCATGCTGCTTACGAGTATCAGGATGGGGACCAAGTTCGGATCTTCAAAGGTATAACTTATTTTGGATTTATATTCTTTTACATGTCTTGAATTATTTGATAACAGATCGatgagatagatagctagatagatagctagatagatagatacctaATTTTGCTTAATAATGaaacataatttatttatttttcctaggTGTAAAATATTGGACAATGAGGGGTTTTGAAATCACAACAGATTCTCCTAAAAGTATTTACGACTTCGGCTTTCCACGCACTGTCAGAAGAGTTGATGCTGCGGTCTATGATACCATCTCCAAAAAAACATATTTCTTCGTGAACGATAATTATTGGAGGTAAGATAATTTCCAAAATATCTTCTTACTTACTGAactatagattattattattattattattattattaataataattataataatagcaacataataataatagcaatagtaatattaataatagtttaaaataataatactaatactaataataatagcagtaataataatagcaataaagcaataataataataaataataataataatagcgaaATAATgataacaaaataataataataataacaacaacaataataataataataataataataataataataataataaaaaatgttattCATATGATATTAACACTTAAAATTCTTTCTCCAGTTATGATGAGCAAAAACAAACCATGGATAGTGGTTTCCCGAAAAAAATTGTGGACAACTTTCCAGGTTTAACCAAAGTTGGTGCAGCTTTCCAGAAAGACAGtaagttcattttttttaaaattattttatagaATTTTAGTAATTATGATGATACTAGTAGGAGTCTGATTATTACTAGTAGTTATTTTTCTAGTTAGAAAATCTCTACTGATAAGTTGTCAGTATTTAAATGGTTATTAAAATAAAGTTATCGCCTATACATAAGATAGAGAATAACTTGGGGATCGTTTGGGGTCAAATTGTTAGGACTTGCAGTGATCCTGAGATTGGGgtgtgaatggagtggaggtgctcATGCTCGGCCTCCAATCTTTTCATTGTCAATGGTAGCCCATTAGACCATGAATGATATGGACGTCAGGCATGCCCATTCGCTCCGCTTCATTCGAGTACATAGGTATTCCTTTTAAAAACAACAATTGGAAAATATTTTTTACTAACctcatatttattcatttttagaaTTTCTGTACTTCTTTGATGGACATCGCCAGTATGAATTCAGCATCGCTCAGAAAAGAGTCACCCGTCTACTAAAGAACGATAGTTGGATAAAATGTTCCAGTATCAAGGCCAACAACCTGAGAAAACGTTCTAGAAATTAGATAGCTTTTTATTTTATTCTAAATTATTCTTAACATAGAtttttttataaattaaattaaattgtcACCATTATTAGGTGATaatattttatattgtatttgtttaaaaaaaataaaactttgtaTTTTACTATACATAGTACTTTTCTGGGTTATTTATAATTTGTGAAATACATTAAAATGTGCTTGCAGTCAACTTTACACAGTATAGCTTTGGATAAAGCGTGTGCTCTTGGGGTGAAACTACCGGAGGTGCAGAGGTGGCAGTCCCAAGTACAGGAACAATTTTGTTTGTAGGTGGCTCAAATAATTACAATTAGTGGTCAGGTGAAGCAATAGGCAAGTATTTGTTGGGATTCATAGTTAAAGAGACACACATCTATTACTGGCTGGATTCCAGAGTGGCCACAAGGGGCACATGCCCAGTAGTCACTACCATCTTGATGACCAGAAGGGCAGACCTTATTTATTTGGATAGTGTACACATTTAAGACTCCCAATGATGGCTAATCGTTAATCTTATTAAATCGGGAACATTTGGTAGGCATACAAGTGGCATGCTTCAATGGCCATATCTTAATTAAGAGGCGTCAATATGGATCAGATGCGGTTGGGCTTACAGAGATGGCATGTGAAatctaattaaaggggttgtccactacttttacattaatggcctatccttaggataggtaatcaatatctgattggccagggtccgacagcccatacccctgctgatcagctgatcacgATGCCGCCAGCGGCAGAAggaggccagaaatgctcagttctggagctactTCGTCTTCTGATAGCAAGCGTGGCCGGGtaatgcacatccacctcccattcaaatcaataaaaGGAGGATGTGGAGTATCCAGTCGTGATCACTATCAGAAGAAGGAacagctccgaaactgagcatttccagccgcctgCTGCCGCCACCGCCACCGGCACTGAGCTCAGTTGATAGGCAAGTGTACGGGCTGTCGCACCATGGCCGATGAGACATTGATCacctatcttaaggatagaccTTCAATTAGAGTAGTAAACAACTTCTAAATTTTTGGCCTTGCAGCTAATATATATCAACTTAAAAGAAAAATACTTTATTGTCATattaacatttaacaataggttttGTCTACCATGAATTTGATGGTTCTGTTGTGTTTCTGATACTTTTTCACCACCATAATAATGTAGGTAATCTGGAGTGGAATTCTCTGCTaggtaaaaataaattattttcaaAAAGTGAAATCTGGCACTAAGTATTCAATTTCATTGTTGGGCCACTGCAGGAAAAATTAGATACTGCAGTCATTTAAATCTATAGACTAAAAGGccggtttacacgcaacgacatcgctaacgagatatcggaattcgtgacacacatccggcctcattagcgacgtcgttgcatgtgacatgagcaaccgctaacgatcccaaatactcaccaaatcgttgatcgttgacacttcgttcattttccaaatatcattgctcgttctggacgcaggttgttcatcgttcctgaggcagcacacatcactacatgtgacaccccaggaatgatgtacaacagcgttcctgcgtcctccggcaacgaggtgggagtgacatgaatgcgactggtctccgcccctccgcttctattgggggcTCGCTGATTGACgttactgtgacgccgcacgaaccgcccccttaaaaaagaggttgttcgccgaccacagcgacgtcgttaggaagttaagtatgtgtgacgcgtcctagcgatactgttcaccacgggcaacgatttgtccgtgacgcacaaacgatgggggtggatgcgattgctagcgacatcgctaacgatgtcgcagcgtgtagagcAGCCTTAACTGTATAATGCAAGTCAGGAGAGTGACATCCTCCATAGTGAGAGACTCTTTTTGTAATCCCCCAAAAACGTCTGATAGACCATATGTATACAGGGCTCCCTTACTAAACGAGATCCAATAGAAAATAGGAGTTATTGCCAAAatataaaatatgtttatttttattgAACACAAGTTACCATTATTATAAATACatagaaaaacattaaaaaaattgaCTATATCAGCAATGGCAGTGCTACACAGATAAAAATCTCCTAAATAAATGTTCAAGATTTCCAGGAGTGAAAAATAAGTAGATATTTTGAAAACATTGAATTTGATCATATGCCCGACATGATTCACATAATCAAAAATATACAGTGGAAAATCCAACAAAGGTAGTGAAAAAATGCACTGTGGATTATCCACCAATTGCAGATGGAAAGCAAGGCATCAGTGAGATCAAATAAAGCAATGAAGGGTACAGTAACCTGTGTGGCAGTACTCTTAAAGTGCGTTTCGCGTGTGATATAAGGGTCAAAGTGCTATTTAAATGCACACTCACCAATCAATGAGGATCCTCCGAGGGGTGGTGCTAAAACTCAAGGAGTTGGTATACTACATCACCTACAACCACTCACGCTGGGAATCAGGGTGAAAGTGGTGGGAGACAAAGACCTGGTATAAAGATTAACTGCATCTCCAAGATGAAGCATTTTGGTGCGAAACGCGCGACGGGTGAAGCGGGATGCTGCATCTTCAATTATATATTTTGGGTGATGTACTCCAATTGAATGGCTTCTTAATATATGGTGTGTCTTTTTCTACATTTATACACATGACTTCTGAATATACATTGAATTAAGGggagggcggcatggtggctcagtgtttagcactgcagtcttgcagcgctggggtcctgggtttaaatcccaccaaggacactatctgcaaggagtttgtatgttctccccgtgtttgcgtgggtttcctccgggttctccggtttcctcccacactccaaagacatacagatagggactctagattgtgagccccaatgaggacagtgttgcgaatgtatgtgaagcgctgtggaattaatagcgctatataaatgaataaaattattattattattattatatgcgtgaacatatttttttcttaaaaataattttcctacatatactgtatatttcagcacaaactacagtcatggccaaaagttttgagaatgacaccaaaatgatattttcacatgatctgttgccctctggtttttatttgtgtttgtctgatgtttacatcacatacagaaatataattgcaatcatattaggagtaccaaaaggttatattgacagttagaatgagttaatgcagcaagtcaatatttgcagtgttgacccttcttctttagGACCTCtgaaattctccctggcatgctctcaatcaacttctggatcaaatcctgactgatagctgtccattcttgcataagcaatgcttgcattttgccagaatttgttgttttttgtttgtccacccgtctcttgatgattgcccacaagttctcaatgggattaagatctggggagcttccaggccatggacccaaaatctctatgttttgttcatgagccatttagtgatcacctttgctttatggcaaggtgctccaacaTGGTGGAAAAGGAATTGTTGGGCGccgaactgctcttggacagttgggagaagttgctcttggaggacattctggtaccattctttattcatggctgtgtttttaggcaagactgtgagtgagccgattcccttggctgagaagcaaccccacacatgaatcgtttcaggatgtttaacagttggcatgagacaagactggtggtagcgctcaccgcttcttctcctaataagttgttttccagatgtcccaaacaatcgaattgctgccctccttgaaaccaggccttgctcaagcagtctccgcctcacagtgcgtgcagaagcaatcacaccagcctgctgccattgctgagctagctcggcactgctggtagtccgatcccgcagctgaaacagttttaagatacggtcctggcgtttgctggcccttcttgggcgccctggagcctgtttggcaacaatggaagctctctccttgaagttcttgatgatgcgatagattgttgactgaggggcaatatttgtagctgcgatactcttccctgttaggccatttttgtgcagagcaatgatggctgcacgtgtttctttagagataaccatggttaactgaagagaaacagtgataccaagcaccagcctccttttaaagtgtccagtggtgtcattcttacttaatcatgattgattgttcgccagccctgtcctcatcaacacccacacctgtgttaatggaacaatcactaaaacaatgttagctgctccttttaaggcaggaatgcaatgatgttgaaatgtgttttgggggttaaagttcattttcttagccaatattgactttgcaagtaactgctgttaagctgatcactctttatgacattctggagtatatgccaattgccattagaaaatcttaagcagtagactttgtaaaaattaatatttgtagcattctcaaaatttttggccatgactgtatatatctatatacccTCATATATTTATATGCTCTAAATTGTTTTCCCTAATTTTTTACATGGCAGGGGTCCACTTGTTTTTCTCTTCTGTTTTTATGTACCATGTGTTTTGGGTCTCCTCcctattttgtttacattttaatgATTGAAAATAAAATGTAATAATTTTACTATTTGCGcttgaatttttttttgggttgtttcgggggCAAAGCCGAGACACATCATCATGGGGACTGGGAGCAGATCTAATGGGAAATGTGCAGCAGAGATCTGAAGTGTAAGCATCCGGAGTGACACCTGCTAGCCCATCAGAGGATGGGAGGGATAGGGTGCAGAATGGATGCCTTACCTGGTTtcaggtgtaattttcatattgctCACATCTGTTACTGTCACAAGTGTTTTCCGTCCTTGCCCTATTGGTGATGGTTCTAGGATCTGAGCTACAGATTAACTTATAATGCTCtatatattaaatgtatttgctCTTTGCTGGTGCAGCAAGAGTTAATGTCATTTTCTTTGCCAGTAGCTCCTGGTTCATTCACCTCATGTACAGctagtttgtgaccactcccatcccCATTAAGTAGTCACATGATCCATTACCTGATGCCAGAAATAGAAGATTCATTCTGTTCTGACCATGTTTGGAGGGAGGAAGCCTTTAGGACCTGCTTGAGCTTTGCTGCTTTTTAGCTGTGTTTCCTTTAGCCTTGATATATGGCTGCAGCCTTTTAATTGGTTATATCCTTTTTTCTATTTTCCCCTTTCTGCCTACCTACAGGGGTAACCCTATTCCGCTCAGgccgtccactagtgtgtctggtgggtgtggtgcagagtgttcctaggattttgattggctgtagatggcaacaccatagttggggacccgtaaccaaggaggaggtggatattgcacagaagagcagactgcacaatgccctgtgacgacctgataggccagggtgtcacactatatTGTAAAAAGAATAGTTTCATTCAAAAGAACGACTCATcccgaaaaaaaaaaagtttcatactGCTAtactgaaagaaaaataaaaatgttatggctcttgttaGAAGGAGAGGAACAAATGAAAacaaggaaagaaggtttaatcataatcacagctgcagattctttactgtaagagcagtgaggctatggaacTCTCTACctcataatgttgtaatggttgattcactgctAAAATccaagagaggcctggatgccttccttgaaaaatataatattacaggttaaGGGCACTAATTTCTGTGATAGGACGttcatccagggaactagtctgattgccgtatgaggCGTTGGGAAGAAATATTTCCCCTAATATGGAACTTACTATCTGCCCCAAGTGGTATTTGGCTTCCTGTagttcaacatgttaggctataaaTTGAACTCAATGGAGTTAAGTTTAccctcaaccttaaaaactatgaaaagtaTAGATATACCATGATGCACGCCTGTGTGGGGCATCATCAGCACAATATAGTGCATAATTGACAGGCAGACGCTGCAGCCAATCCAATCATTTTTCATCAGCCATAGGTTAATGAAAATACACACTGATGAATCCCTAATTAAttttgtcagatgtatgggcccttgtagcattctagatACTATAAAAGCATATGTATTTACCCTCCATGTAATTATATCACCATCTAGGCCTCTTTTTGTAATAATGGACCCCATCGGGGCCCATTTCTGTACTAATATACTCTATCTTGTCCCCTACCTATAATAATGCACTTGCCTCAGGACCCTTTTTTAAATAATGTCCATCATCCTggcccccattctgtagtaatgttccccatcctcggccccttcctgtaataaattTCCCTGTCTTGGTCAACTTcctgttataatgtcccccatcctaggctctTTCCTGATATAATGCCCCCCTTCCTAGTATTATGTCCCCTATCATGGGCCCCTTCCTGTT includes these proteins:
- the LOC142290683 gene encoding matrix metalloproteinase-18-like; translation: MKNLLLVLLLSVAYCSAFPSESSKGNEENDAKFAEEYLKTYYNLKTDIRQSRKRGDSPLVQKIKEMQQFLGLTVTGRLDSDTMEVMHQPRCGFIDVGEFSTFPGNKGWNKRDLTYRILNYTPDMPNAEVDVAIQRAFKVWSDVTPLTFTRVYEGTSDIEISFAAQVHNDFYPFDGPHGTLAHAFAPSSGIGGDAHFDEDETWTSGSNGYNLFIVAAHEFGHSLGLLHSSDPSALMYPTYHYTDPSEFNLPEDDVNGIQSLYGARITPVEPTVPEKPREPSTPSTCLPSTSFDAVTTLRGEILFFKERSFWRQISPNSEVERHLISTFWPSLPNHIHAAYEYQDGDQVRIFKGVKYWTMRGFEITTDSPKSIYDFGFPRTVRRVDAAVYDTISKKTYFFVNDNYWSYDEQKQTMDSGFPKKIVDNFPGLTKVGAAFQKDKFLYFFDGHRQYEFSIAQKRVTRLLKNDSWIKCSSIKANNLRKRSRN